The Eurosta solidaginis isolate ZX-2024a chromosome 4, ASM4086904v1, whole genome shotgun sequence genome includes a window with the following:
- the LOC137249422 gene encoding uncharacterized protein, with amino-acid sequence MNSSDGHTFEDILLNGDREQNNGAITNLQDDDVQCGVIFYNETTRILKFFCTYCEKVSDNINYFCQHLSEHINEHDGEAICEEFSSDLPQSDGNSARCGYEDCDGDNISTSSKMLAYEENTNVSLLPCDLAGFDEAKMVVEELDEAEEIAAEVEAEMWQELEENDGMIPKEENTCSNEFYEYEVAGKLDKDAKDIGNTLHTDNVDVQAHLGEAIRKKKRITTVKVIALKNRVAELYERIKYEEERRSRHYDTENTKILNVNHVPNAEIGVDGIIDNQNEASASTNGAAEPKRHIIGETVITLLPETQSKSFDITRYAGTPHKITGLNKNMGECLDDKTTCPACGRKFRSAFSLTIHKRTHYLESDSRVKLAHKCSDCDQLFNKIPDLKEHIQEVHYPDGFICKICNRRLTSLTLLETHMRKIHLSRPFNCEICRKNFDTRDRFEEHVKAHVSGQPYRCHICGRKYSTECILKQHLHRHKEQIPQCCVVCGKLTLRITQHMKIHAPRPKKVLTCKACGKIFNFSSGLSHHYKVMHKSPKPTAKSKRDRTIDLPLINDEPINSDEVMPPSEETVVEYDSELNENTAEIHQKEEEAKRVIVELIQNATYTSFLPENFHNSMDCGPPIAREETISAVNSIVNDQSS; translated from the coding sequence atgaattcaAGTGATGGACACACATTTGAAGATATTCTACTCAATGGTGACAGAGAGCAAAATAATGGTGCAATCACAAATCTGCAAGATGATGACGTACAATGCGGAGTAATATTCTACAATGAGACGACgcgtatattaaaatttttttgcacatATTGTGAAAAAGTAAGcgataatattaattatttttgtcAACATTTAAGTGAACATATAAACGAACATGATGGTGAGGCGATATGTGAAGAGTTCAGTTCCGACTTGCCACAAAGTGATGGCAATTCTGCTCGCTGCGGTTATGAAGATTGCGATGGTGATAATATTTCAACTTCTTCCAAAATGTTAGCCTATGAAGAAAATACGAATGTGTCCTTATTGCCATGTGATTTAGCTGGTTTTGATGAAGCTAAAATGGTAGTGGAAGAGCTGGATGAAGCGGAAGAAATAGCAGCCGAAGTAGAGGCAGAAATGTGGcaagaattagaagaaaatgacgGTATGATACCCAAAGAGGAAAATACCTGCTCAAATGAATTTTACGAATATGAGGTTGCTGGTAAACTGGATAAAGATGCAAAAGATATTGGAAACACATTGCATACAGATAATGTGGATGTGCAAGCACATTTGGGGGAAGCAATTAGAAAGAAAAAACGTATAACTACAGTAAAAGTTATTGCATTAAAAAATCGTGTAGCGGAATTATATGAACGCATCAAATATGAAGAGGAGCGACGCTCACGGCATTATGATAcagaaaataccaaaatactaAATGTAAATCATGTGCCAAATGCAGAAATAGGTGTTGATGGTATAATTGATAATCAAAATGAGGCGTCTGCATCAACTAACGGAGCAGCAGAACCAAAACGGCATATAATTGGCGAAACGGTGATAACACTTTTACCGGAAACTCAATCAAAATCATTCGATATAACTAGATACGCTGGTACACCGCATAAAATAACAGGACTGAATAAAAATATGGGCGAATGCCTCGATGATAAGACCACATGTCCAGCTTGTGGTCGAAAATTTCGTAGTGCCTTCAGTTTAACCATACACAAGCGTACACATTATTTAGAATCCGATAGCAGAGTAAAGTTGGCTCATAAATGTTCCGATTGTGATCAATTATTCAATAAAATTCCTGACTTGAAAGAGCATATACAAGAAGTACACTATCCAGATGGTTTCATTTGTAAAATATGCAATCGCAGACTAACTAGTCTAACGCTTTTAGAGACTCATATGCGCAAGATACATCTCTCCAGAccatttaattgtgaaatttgtCGCAAAAACTTTGATACACGCGATCGTTTCGAGGAGCATGTAAAGGCACATGTGTCCGGTCAACCATATCGTTGTCATATTTGCGGGCGTAAATATAGCACTGAATGTATATTGAAGCAGCATTTGCATAGACATAAAGAACAAATACCACAGTGTTGTGTCGTTTGTGGCAAGCTGACTTTACGAATAACACAGCATATGAAAATACATGCACCACGACCCAAAAAAGTGCTGACATGCAAAGCATGTGGTAAAATATTCAACTTCAGTTCGGGTTTAAGCCATCATTATAAAGTAATGCATAAATCGCCGAAACCCACAGCAAAGTCAAAACGTGATCGTACTATTGACTTGCCGTTAATTAATGATGAACCAATAAACTCAGACGAGGTAATGCCGCCTAGTGAAGAAACTGTGGTAGAATATGACTCGGAGCTGAATGAGAATACAGCTGAAATTCATCAAAAGGAAGAGGAGGCTAAGCGTGTTATAGTAGAGCTTATACAAAATGCAACGTATACGTCATTTTTGCCAGAAAATTTTCACAACTCGATGGATTGTGGACCGCCAATAGCGCGCGAAGAAACAATATCGGCTGTAAATAGTATTGTAAATGATCAGAGTTCGtga
- the alpha-PheRS gene encoding phenylalanine--tRNA ligase alpha subunit, with amino-acid sequence MHPDLTERILQHLESNDKINTIDLATLFGVDHQKIVGALKSIQAHVEFVVAEATLDKSLELTEEGQTVMENGSHEAVLYAAVPTDGIVHDELMKSCPNAKIGYSKAMALGWLHLDKSVDPPLVRRKVESIEDTVKKSLEEISKNKTDLPAHVIKEFKKRKLLQEITTKSFILSKGTEFATTLTKLETDLTIDMLASGLWKDLKFKSYNFDALGAAPARGHLHPLLKVRTEFRQIFLEMGFSEMPTNNYIESSFWNFDALFVPQQHPARDAQDTFFISNPAKSYKFPQEYVQRVQKVHSSGGYGSTGYVYDWKLEEAQRNTLRTHTTAVSARMLYKLAKQPEGFRPVKYFSIDKVFRNETLDATHLAEFHQVEGVVADVGLTLGDLIGTLFEFFRKLGIEKLEFKPAYNPYTEPSMEIFCFHPGLNKWIEVGNSGIFRPELLLPMGLPENVNVIAWGLSLERPTMIKYGINNIRDLIGPKVDLKMVEEGPICRLDK; translated from the coding sequence ATGCATCCCGATCTAACTGAACGAATTTTACAACATTTAGAAAGCAATGacaaaattaatacaattgatttAGCCACATTGTTTGGTGTTGACCATCAAAAAATTGTGGGGGCTTTGAAAAGCATTCAGGCTCACGTAGAGTTTGTTGTAGCTGAGGCAACATTGGACAAAAGCTTAGAATTAACTGAAGAAGGACAAACTGTAATGGAAAATGGTAGCCATGAAGCCGTCTTGTATGCTGCAGTCCCAACAGATGGTATAGTGCATGATGAACTTATGAAAAGCTGTCCGAATGCAAAGATTGGCTATAGTAAAGCTATGGCACTTGGTTGGTTGCATTTGGACAAATCTGTCGATCCGCCACTTGTTCGGAGAAAAGTTGAAAGTATTGAAGACACTGTCAAAAAGTCGCTTGAAGAGATCTCAAAAAACAAAACTGATTTACCAGCACATGTTATTAAAGAGTTCAAAAAGCGCAAGTTACTGCAAGAAATTACAACAAAAAGCTTTATCTTAAGTAAAGGAACCGAATTTGCGACCACACTTACAAAGTTGGAAACAGATCTAACAATTGATATGCTGGCAAGTGGTTTATGGAAGGACCTTAAATTCAAATCTTACAATTTCGACGCTTTGGGTGCTGCACCTGCACGCGGTCATTTACATCCCCTACTAAAAGTACGCACAGAATTCcgtcaaatatttttagaaatgGGTTTCTCAGAAATGCCAACAAATAATTACATTGAATCATCATTCTGGAATTTCGATGCTCTTTTTGTGCCACAACAACATCCGGCCCGCGATGCACAAGATACTTTTTTCATTAGTAATCCGGCTAAAAGTTATAAATTTCCACAAGAATACGTGCAACGAGTACAGAAGGTACATTCATCAGGAGGCTATGGCTCAACAGGTTACGTTTACGATTGGAAATTGGAAGAGGCTCAACGTAATACTTTACGCACGCATACTACGGCAGTAAGTGCACGTATGCTATATAAGCTCGCGAAGCAACCGGAAGGTTTTCGACCTGTCAAATACTTTAGTATTGACAAAGTGTTTCGCAATGAAACTTTGGATGCGACGCATTTGGCTGAATTTCATCAAGTGGAAGGAGTGGTAGCAGATGTAGGTCTTACTTTAGGCGATTTAATTGGTACGCTCTTTGAATTCTTCCGTAAATTGGGTATTGAAAAATTAGAATTCAAACCAGCTTACAATCCATATACGGAGCCAAGTATGGAGATTTTCTGTTTTCATCCAGGACTTAATAAATGGATTGAGGTTGGAAATTCGGGCATCTTTAGACCGGAGCTTTTGCTGCCAATGGGTTTGCCGGAAAATGTAAACGTTATTGCTTGGGGTCTATCGTTGGAACGTCCGACCATGATAAAATATGGCATTAATAATATACGAGATTTAATAGGTCCCAAGGTTGATTTAAAAATGGTTGAAGAGGGGCCAATATGTCGTTtggataaataa